The following are from one region of the Jeongeupia sp. USM3 genome:
- the gspD gene encoding type II secretion system secretin GspD, protein MKSMFRASRHVLFAGLLATQAFAADDKVTLNFVNADIESTVKAVGLITGKNFLIDPRVKGTINIVSSQPIDKASVYPVLLSALRQQGFTAVESGKLIKVMPEGDAKTSGGPTESRELRAAGDRIVTQVYPLRFESANQILPILRPLVSANNAISVYAPTNTLVITDYADNIRRLNRIIQSIDQPTQSDIYPIQLKYASAVDVSQTLSRLMPELNAQGAIPGAAPLDGARRSSVVPDVRSNTLLVRSENAVHAQQIRRLVETLDQPGAAGGNIHVVYLRNAEAVKLAATLKGVLTGQDSGGTQTGSSSTASLTTSSSNGGLSLPPSSTPSAPAGGSAASVQIGGTTVLLQADPMTNSLIITAPDNVYNNLRSVIDKLDVRRAQVYVEAMIAEVNASKVGEFGVQWLLGGGGDNVSGVGVSALGLLSNSIGSLISGIVNKDPNAIPTGLTVGVVNGNPFKEGGKTPTLGVLASALQNTGDANILSTPNLITLDNEEARIMVGQNIPIITGTQSSTGSNPNPFTTVERKDIGISLRVKPQVSEGGSITLSVYQEVSTIDKTVNTGGTGIATKKRALESKVLVDDGQVVVLGGLIQDQLDNAVNKVPMLGDVPGLGNLFKYQSRNWGKVNLMIFLRPVILRDGAASNTLSTDRYQYLRNEQAKFGFDSNPFLPDLPKVGLPALPAAKPAEAVDPARPAAGAEPGQP, encoded by the coding sequence ATGAAATCCATGTTTCGCGCGTCCCGTCATGTCCTGTTCGCCGGCCTTCTGGCGACGCAGGCCTTTGCCGCCGACGACAAGGTGACGCTCAACTTCGTCAACGCCGACATCGAATCGACCGTCAAGGCGGTCGGGCTGATCACCGGCAAGAACTTCCTGATCGACCCGCGCGTGAAAGGGACGATCAATATCGTTTCGTCGCAGCCGATCGACAAGGCGTCGGTCTACCCGGTGCTGCTGTCGGCGCTGCGCCAGCAGGGCTTTACCGCGGTCGAGTCGGGCAAGCTGATCAAGGTGATGCCCGAGGGCGACGCCAAGACGAGCGGCGGGCCGACCGAGAGCCGCGAGCTGCGCGCCGCCGGCGACAGGATCGTGACCCAGGTCTATCCGCTCAGGTTCGAGTCGGCGAACCAGATCCTGCCGATATTGCGGCCGCTGGTGTCGGCCAACAACGCGATCTCGGTCTACGCGCCGACCAACACGCTGGTGATCACCGATTACGCCGACAACATCCGCCGGCTCAACCGGATCATCCAGAGCATCGACCAGCCGACGCAGTCGGACATCTACCCGATCCAGCTCAAGTACGCGTCGGCCGTCGACGTTTCGCAGACGCTTTCCAGACTGATGCCCGAGCTCAATGCGCAGGGCGCGATCCCCGGCGCTGCGCCGCTCGACGGGGCGCGACGCAGCAGCGTCGTGCCGGACGTGCGCAGCAATACCCTGCTGGTGCGCAGCGAGAACGCCGTCCATGCACAGCAGATTCGCCGTCTGGTCGAAACGCTCGACCAGCCCGGTGCGGCTGGCGGCAACATCCATGTCGTCTATCTGCGCAATGCCGAAGCGGTGAAGCTCGCCGCGACGCTCAAGGGCGTGCTCACCGGTCAGGACAGTGGCGGCACGCAGACGGGTAGCAGCAGTACGGCGTCGCTGACGACGAGCAGTTCGAACGGCGGTCTGTCGCTGCCGCCGAGCAGCACCCCGTCGGCGCCGGCGGGCGGCTCGGCCGCCAGCGTGCAGATCGGCGGCACGACGGTGCTGCTACAGGCCGACCCGATGACCAATTCGCTGATCATCACCGCGCCGGACAACGTCTACAACAACCTGCGTTCGGTGATCGACAAGCTCGACGTGCGCCGCGCGCAGGTCTATGTCGAGGCGATGATCGCCGAGGTCAACGCATCCAAGGTCGGCGAGTTCGGCGTGCAATGGCTGCTCGGTGGCGGCGGCGACAATGTGTCCGGCGTCGGCGTCAGCGCGCTCGGGCTGCTGTCGAATAGCATCGGCAGCCTGATCAGCGGCATCGTCAACAAGGACCCGAACGCGATTCCGACCGGCTTGACCGTCGGCGTGGTCAACGGCAACCCGTTCAAGGAGGGTGGCAAGACGCCGACGCTCGGCGTGCTTGCCAGCGCGCTGCAGAACACCGGCGACGCCAACATCCTGTCGACGCCGAACCTGATCACGCTCGACAACGAGGAAGCGCGGATCATGGTCGGCCAGAACATCCCGATCATCACCGGTACGCAGTCGTCGACCGGCAGCAACCCGAACCCGTTCACGACGGTCGAGCGCAAGGACATCGGCATTTCGCTGCGCGTGAAGCCGCAGGTGTCCGAGGGCGGCAGCATCACGCTGTCGGTGTACCAGGAGGTGTCGACGATCGACAAGACCGTCAACACCGGCGGGACCGGCATCGCGACCAAGAAGCGCGCGCTCGAATCCAAGGTGCTCGTCGACGACGGCCAGGTCGTCGTGCTCGGCGGGCTGATCCAGGACCAGCTCGACAACGCGGTCAACAAGGTGCCGATGCTCGGCGACGTGCCGGGGTTGGGCAACCTGTTCAAGTACCAGAGCCGCAACTGGGGCAAGGTCAACCTGATGATCTTCCTGCGCCCGGTGATCCTGCGCGACGGTGCGGCCAGCAATACGCTGTCGACCGACCGCTACCAGTACCTGCGCAACGAGCAGGCCAAGTTCGGCTTCGACAGCAATCCCTTCCTGCCCGACCTGCCCAAGGTCGGATTGCCGGCCTTGCCGGCGGCCAAGCCGGCTGAGGCGGTCGATCCGGCCAGGCCGGCCGCCGGGGCCGAACCGGGACAGCCATGA
- the gspE gene encoding type II secretion system ATPase GspE codes for MSRLVPFHFARDRGVVDLGGDNASVQVLMRRGASLAALNELRRVAGRPLDVELVDPAEYEQRLSQLFSNGSQAASVADDVEQQVDLSRLVQALPEIEDLLDAQDDAPIIRLINALLTEALREGASDLHLEAFETRSLVRFRVDGALRDVLEPKRALHAALVSRIKVMAGLDIAEKRLPQDGRITLRIAGRPVDVRVSTLPSGHGERAVLRLLDKSAGRLNLARLGMGGRTLEQLQDLLKQPHGIVLVTGPTGSGKTTTLYAALSQMDAKTANIMTVEDPIEYDLDGVGQTQINPKIDMSFARALRAILRQDPDVIMIGEIRDLETAQIAVQASLTGHLVLATLHTNDAASAVTRLTDMGIEPFLLASSLLGVLAQRLARTLCPDCRTAYAADEAERSAMGSMAPVTLYRPAGCPACNGSGYRGRSGVYEMLLVDETVRGLIHRHGNEQTIKQHALQQGMLTLRQDGERLARDGRTSLEEVWRVTREH; via the coding sequence ATGAGCCGTCTGGTACCGTTCCATTTCGCCCGCGACCGCGGCGTCGTCGACCTTGGCGGCGACAACGCCAGCGTGCAGGTGCTGATGCGCCGCGGCGCGTCGCTGGCGGCGCTGAACGAGCTGCGTCGCGTTGCCGGCAGGCCGCTCGACGTCGAACTCGTCGATCCGGCCGAGTACGAGCAGCGGCTCTCGCAGCTGTTCAGCAACGGCAGCCAGGCCGCGAGCGTGGCCGACGACGTCGAGCAGCAGGTCGACCTCTCAAGGCTGGTGCAGGCGCTGCCCGAGATCGAAGACCTGCTCGATGCGCAGGACGATGCGCCGATCATCCGGCTGATCAATGCGCTGCTGACCGAGGCGCTGCGCGAGGGCGCATCCGACCTGCACCTCGAGGCGTTCGAAACGCGCTCGCTGGTGCGCTTTCGCGTCGACGGCGCGCTGCGCGACGTGCTCGAACCCAAGCGCGCGCTGCACGCGGCGCTGGTGTCGCGGATCAAGGTCATGGCCGGGCTCGACATCGCCGAAAAACGGCTGCCCCAGGACGGCCGGATCACGCTGCGCATCGCCGGCCGGCCGGTCGACGTCCGTGTTTCGACCCTGCCGTCGGGACACGGCGAACGCGCGGTGCTGCGCCTGCTCGACAAGTCGGCCGGGCGGCTGAATCTGGCCAGGCTCGGCATGGGCGGACGCACGCTCGAGCAACTGCAGGATCTGCTGAAGCAGCCGCACGGCATCGTTCTCGTCACCGGGCCGACCGGCTCGGGCAAGACGACGACGCTGTATGCGGCGCTGTCGCAGATGGACGCGAAGACCGCCAACATCATGACCGTCGAGGACCCGATCGAATACGACCTCGACGGCGTCGGCCAGACGCAGATCAACCCCAAGATCGACATGAGCTTTGCCCGGGCGCTGCGTGCGATCCTGCGCCAGGATCCGGACGTGATCATGATCGGCGAAATCCGCGATCTCGAAACCGCGCAGATCGCCGTGCAGGCGTCGCTGACCGGTCATCTGGTGCTGGCGACGCTGCATACCAACGATGCCGCCAGCGCGGTGACACGGCTGACCGACATGGGCATCGAGCCCTTCCTGCTGGCGAGCTCGCTGCTCGGCGTGCTGGCGCAACGGCTGGCACGCACATTGTGCCCGGACTGCCGGACTGCCTATGCTGCAGACGAGGCCGAGCGTTCGGCCATGGGGTCGATGGCGCCAGTGACGCTCTACCGGCCGGCCGGATGCCCGGCGTGCAACGGCAGCGGCTACCGCGGGCGCTCTGGTGTGTACGAGATGCTGCTGGTCGACGAAACGGTGCGCGGGCTGATCCATCGTCACGGCAACGAACAGACCATCAAGCAGCATGCGCTGCAGCAGGGCATGCTGACCCTGCGCCAGGACGGCGAGCGGCTGGCGCGGGACGGCCGGACCAGCCTCGAAGAGGTCTGGCGGGTGACGCGCGAACACTGA
- a CDS encoding PilZ domain-containing protein, translating to MGHGLPAPDARGALRVPLGCKVRMRGGDGETHYGICADLSVSGLTVRTSFVPQAGEVIEVCVLPPPQGGRTNPLSARARVVRCHAVDAEYELGLAIEEILR from the coding sequence ATGGGGCATGGATTGCCGGCACCGGATGCGCGTGGCGCATTGCGCGTGCCCTTGGGGTGCAAGGTCAGGATGCGCGGCGGCGACGGCGAGACGCATTACGGCATCTGCGCCGACCTGTCGGTCAGCGGGCTGACGGTAAGAACGTCCTTCGTGCCGCAGGCCGGCGAGGTCATCGAGGTCTGCGTGCTGCCACCGCCGCAGGGCGGGCGGACCAACCCGCTGTCGGCCCGTGCCAGGGTCGTGCGCTGCCACGCCGTCGACGCCGAGTACGAACTGGGCCTGGCAATCGAGGAAATCCTCCGGTGA
- a CDS encoding polysaccharide deacetylase family protein, with protein MRLLTLKIDIDTYRGTREGVPRLVDLLQRFNANATFLWSLGPDHTGRAIKRVFRPGFMKKVSRTSVREHYGIRTLLYGTLLPGPDIGKRCAPLMREVVAAGFESGVHTWDHIRWQDGVVLADEEWTAAEFDAAIERYVEIFGEPPQTHGAAGWQMNAHAYRLEQRLGMRYASDGRGTHPFWPMVRGEPVRVPQLPTTLPTLDELIGIGGLTPDNVHEHLLGLTLAETPYGHVYTLHAELEGMKLLPVFERLLAGWREQGYQFVSLGEHCAALDLSQLPYHEVRMAEIPGRSGELAVQGPEFL; from the coding sequence ATGCGGCTTCTTACGCTCAAGATCGACATCGACACCTATCGCGGCACCCGGGAAGGCGTGCCCCGGCTGGTCGACCTGTTGCAACGCTTCAACGCCAACGCAACCTTCCTGTGGAGCCTCGGGCCGGACCATACCGGCCGGGCGATCAAGCGGGTGTTCCGCCCCGGCTTCATGAAAAAGGTGTCGCGTACCTCGGTGCGCGAGCATTACGGGATCAGGACGCTGCTCTACGGCACCCTGCTGCCGGGGCCCGACATCGGCAAGCGCTGCGCGCCGCTGATGCGCGAAGTCGTCGCCGCCGGCTTCGAGAGCGGCGTGCATACCTGGGACCATATCCGCTGGCAGGACGGCGTTGTGCTGGCCGACGAGGAGTGGACCGCGGCCGAGTTCGACGCCGCTATCGAGCGCTATGTCGAAATCTTCGGCGAGCCGCCGCAAACCCACGGCGCCGCCGGCTGGCAGATGAACGCGCATGCGTACCGGCTCGAGCAGCGGCTTGGCATGCGCTACGCGTCCGACGGGCGCGGCACGCATCCGTTCTGGCCCATGGTCAGGGGCGAACCGGTGCGGGTACCGCAATTGCCGACGACCTTGCCGACGCTCGACGAGCTGATCGGCATCGGCGGCCTGACCCCGGACAACGTCCACGAGCACCTGCTCGGCCTGACCCTTGCCGAAACGCCATACGGCCACGTCTACACGCTGCACGCCGAGCTCGAGGGCATGAAGCTTCTGCCGGTGTTCGAGCGCTTGCTCGCAGGCTGGCGGGAGCAGGGCTACCAGTTCGTCAGCCTTGGCGAGCACTGTGCCGCGCTCGATCTGAGCCAGCTGCCGTATCACGAGGTGCGGATGGCCGAAATCCCGGGGCGGAGCGGTGAGCTGGCGGTCCAGGGGCCCGAATTCTTGTAG
- a CDS encoding SPFH domain-containing protein, with translation MSLQFIVAFAVIVVIFIAKTLKIVPQQQAWVRERLGRFHDVLEPGLRIVVPFIDRVAYKHNLKEIPLDVPSQICITRDNTQLQVDGILYFQVRDPKLASYGASDYILAITQLAQTTLRSVIGKLELDRTFEEREDINRAVVLSLDEAAANWGVKVLRYEIKDLTPPQEILHAMQKQITAEREKRALIAQSEGVKQQQINLASGQREAAIQKSQGDMQAAINQSEGEKQAAINRATGEAQAIRLVASATAEAVETVGKSIETGGGIEAVNLKVAERYIDAFGKIAKEGNTMLLPGNVSDVAGVVATAMNIVKASK, from the coding sequence ATGTCGCTGCAGTTCATCGTCGCGTTTGCGGTCATCGTCGTCATATTCATTGCCAAGACGCTGAAAATCGTCCCGCAGCAGCAGGCGTGGGTCCGTGAGCGGCTTGGCCGTTTTCACGACGTACTCGAGCCGGGCCTGCGCATCGTGGTCCCCTTCATCGATCGCGTCGCGTACAAGCACAACCTGAAGGAAATCCCGCTCGACGTGCCGAGCCAGATCTGCATCACCCGCGACAACACCCAGTTACAGGTCGATGGCATCCTCTACTTTCAGGTTCGCGATCCGAAACTGGCCTCCTACGGCGCCAGCGACTACATACTCGCGATCACGCAACTGGCGCAAACGACGCTGCGCTCGGTGATCGGCAAGCTCGAACTCGACCGCACCTTCGAGGAACGCGAGGACATCAACCGCGCGGTCGTGCTGTCGCTCGACGAAGCCGCGGCCAACTGGGGCGTCAAGGTGCTGCGCTACGAAATCAAGGACCTGACACCACCGCAGGAAATCCTCCACGCGATGCAGAAGCAGATCACCGCCGAACGGGAAAAGCGCGCGCTGATCGCCCAGTCCGAAGGCGTCAAGCAGCAGCAGATCAACCTCGCCAGCGGCCAGCGCGAAGCGGCGATCCAGAAGTCGCAGGGCGACATGCAGGCGGCGATCAACCAGTCCGAAGGCGAGAAGCAGGCGGCGATCAACCGCGCGACCGGCGAAGCACAGGCGATCCGGCTGGTGGCCAGCGCAACGGCCGAAGCGGTCGAAACCGTCGGCAAGTCGATCGAAACCGGCGGTGGCATCGAAGCGGTCAACCTCAAGGTTGCCGAGCGCTACATCGATGCGTTCGGCAAGATCGCCAAGGAAGGCAACACGATGCTGCTGCCGGGCAATGTCAGCGACGTTGCCGGTGTCGTCGCCACGGCAATGAACATCGTCAAGGCGAGCAAGTAG
- a CDS encoding NfeD family protein encodes MTPTTIWLIAAAVLVGLEMFSGTFYLLAIAAGMLAGAITAALSASLAVQIGTAAVASLVALAGLRRWKRRAQPRHDNSNALDLGGLVTIERWIDASHARVRYRGADWDAEFAEPADRALTRFYIVGQRGNTLLLDTSPPQP; translated from the coding sequence ATGACTCCCACTACCATTTGGCTCATCGCTGCCGCCGTGCTGGTCGGACTGGAAATGTTCAGCGGCACTTTCTATCTGCTGGCCATTGCTGCCGGCATGCTCGCCGGTGCGATCACCGCGGCGCTCTCGGCGTCGCTGGCGGTGCAAATCGGCACCGCAGCCGTCGCCAGCCTGGTCGCGCTCGCCGGGTTGCGGCGGTGGAAACGCCGGGCCCAGCCGAGGCACGACAACAGCAATGCGCTCGATCTCGGCGGCCTTGTCACGATCGAGCGCTGGATCGACGCCAGCCACGCCAGGGTCCGCTACCGCGGCGCAGACTGGGACGCCGAATTTGCCGAACCCGCCGACCGGGCCCTGACCCGGTTCTACATCGTCGGGCAGCGTGGCAACACGCTGCTGCTCGACACCTCGCCTCCCCAACCTTGA
- the serS gene encoding serine--tRNA ligase gives MLDINLLRNDLDGVVARLAARGFAFDGATFAALEAERKTLQTATQELQARRNSVSKQIGIAKSKGEDVATILAEVENLKGELAANESALSALQDKLNGLLLMLPNLPHESVPAGDDESGNVEVRRWGTPRAFDFDVRDHVDVGAPHGLDFETGAKLSGSRFTLLRGQIARLHRALAQFMLNTQTEEHGYTEAYTPYIVNPEVLYGTGQLPKFADDMFRVERGGTDGQTQYLISTSEISLTNTVRDTILKAEELPVKLTAHSPCFRSEAGAAGRDTRGLIRQHQFDKVEMVQITAPEQSYAALEQMVGHAEAILQKLELPYRVVALCTGDMGFSAAKTYDLEVWLPAQNTYREISSCSNCESFQARRMQARFKNDAGKNELVHTLNGSGLAVGRTLVAVLENYQNADGSVTIPTVLRPYMGGLARIGG, from the coding sequence ATGCTCGATATCAATCTGCTTCGCAACGACCTCGACGGCGTTGTCGCCCGCCTCGCCGCCCGCGGCTTCGCCTTCGACGGCGCCACCTTTGCCGCGCTCGAAGCCGAACGCAAGACGCTGCAAACCGCCACGCAGGAACTGCAGGCCAGGCGCAACAGCGTGTCCAAGCAGATCGGCATCGCCAAGTCCAAGGGCGAAGACGTCGCGACCATCCTGGCCGAAGTCGAAAACCTCAAGGGCGAGCTGGCCGCGAACGAATCGGCCCTTTCGGCTTTGCAGGACAAGCTCAACGGCCTGTTGCTGATGCTGCCGAACCTGCCGCACGAATCGGTGCCGGCCGGTGACGACGAAAGCGGCAATGTCGAAGTCCGCCGCTGGGGCACGCCGCGCGCCTTCGATTTCGACGTCCGCGATCATGTCGACGTCGGCGCGCCGCACGGGCTCGATTTCGAGACCGGTGCCAAATTGTCGGGCTCGCGCTTCACGCTGCTGCGCGGCCAGATCGCCCGGCTGCACCGCGCACTGGCGCAGTTCATGCTCAACACCCAGACCGAAGAGCACGGCTATACCGAGGCGTACACGCCGTACATCGTCAATCCGGAAGTGCTGTACGGCACCGGCCAGTTGCCGAAGTTTGCCGACGACATGTTCCGGGTCGAGCGCGGCGGTACCGACGGCCAGACGCAGTACCTGATCTCGACGTCGGAAATCTCGCTGACCAACACCGTCCGCGACACCATCCTCAAGGCCGAGGAACTGCCGGTCAAGCTGACCGCGCATTCGCCGTGCTTCCGCTCCGAAGCCGGTGCGGCCGGCCGCGACACGCGCGGGCTGATCCGCCAGCACCAGTTCGACAAGGTCGAGATGGTGCAGATCACCGCGCCGGAACAGTCGTACGCCGCGCTGGAGCAGATGGTCGGCCACGCCGAAGCGATCCTGCAGAAGCTCGAGCTGCCCTACCGCGTCGTCGCGCTGTGTACCGGCGACATGGGTTTCTCGGCCGCCAAGACCTACGACCTCGAAGTCTGGCTGCCGGCGCAGAACACCTACCGCGAAATCTCGAGCTGCTCCAACTGCGAGTCCTTCCAGGCCCGCCGGATGCAGGCCCGCTTCAAGAACGACGCCGGCAAGAACGAACTCGTGCACACGCTGAACGGCTCGGGCCTCGCGGTCGGCCGCACCCTGGTCGCGGTGCTGGAGAACTACCAGAATGCCGACGGCTCGGTCACGATTCCGACCGTCCTGCGGCCCTATATGGGCGGCCTAGCCCGCATCGGCGGCTGA
- a CDS encoding replication-associated recombination protein A, producing the protein MSSRNDLFAGERNEHEPLAEKLRPRVLADVIGQPQLLAPGKPLALAVASGQPHSMIFWGPPGVGKTTLARLMAGAFDAEFIPLSAVFSGVKDIRAAMEQAEHYRAGGRRTILFVDEVHRFNKSQQDAFLPFVESGLVTFIGATTENPSFEVNAALLSRAQVYVLKALEEDALAELVTRAHTQCYPALDFRPDAIALLTSYADGDARRLLNLVEQAANAAGAQGRTRLDAAFLQDALTLNNRRFDKGGDAFYDQISALHKSVRGSNADGALYWFCRMLDGGADPRYLARRIVRMAWEDIGLADPRAMTICNDAVETFERLGSPEGELALAQAVIYLAVAPKSNAGYNAYNAARALVAGDKSRPVPEHLRNAPTRLMKELGYGKLYRYAHDEPEAYAAGETYLPDGLEGTRLYLPTPRGLEGKIAEKLRHLAELDAAWRVEQHGKS; encoded by the coding sequence ATGTCGTCGAGGAATGACCTCTTCGCCGGCGAGCGCAACGAGCACGAGCCGCTGGCCGAGAAACTGCGCCCCAGGGTGCTGGCCGACGTCATCGGCCAGCCGCAGCTGCTGGCGCCCGGCAAACCGCTGGCGCTGGCCGTCGCGTCGGGCCAGCCGCATTCGATGATCTTCTGGGGACCGCCCGGCGTCGGCAAGACCACGCTGGCGCGGCTGATGGCCGGCGCATTCGACGCCGAGTTCATTCCGCTGTCGGCGGTGTTTTCCGGCGTCAAGGACATCCGCGCCGCGATGGAACAGGCCGAGCACTACCGCGCCGGCGGCCGGCGCACCATCCTGTTCGTCGACGAGGTCCATCGCTTCAACAAGTCGCAGCAGGACGCTTTCCTCCCCTTCGTCGAATCGGGTCTCGTCACCTTCATCGGCGCAACGACCGAAAACCCGTCGTTCGAAGTCAACGCCGCGCTGTTGTCGCGCGCACAGGTCTACGTGCTCAAGGCACTGGAAGAAGACGCGCTGGCCGAACTGGTCACCCGGGCGCACACGCAGTGTTACCCGGCACTGGATTTCCGGCCCGACGCGATCGCCTTGCTGACCAGCTACGCCGACGGCGACGCCCGCCGGCTGCTCAATCTCGTCGAACAGGCCGCCAATGCCGCGGGTGCGCAAGGTCGCACACGGCTCGATGCGGCCTTCCTGCAGGACGCACTGACGCTGAACAACCGTCGCTTCGACAAGGGCGGCGACGCGTTCTACGACCAGATTTCCGCACTGCACAAATCGGTCCGCGGCTCGAATGCCGACGGCGCGCTTTACTGGTTCTGCCGGATGCTCGACGGTGGCGCCGACCCGCGCTATCTGGCGCGGCGCATCGTCCGGATGGCCTGGGAAGACATCGGCCTGGCCGACCCGCGCGCAATGACGATCTGCAACGATGCCGTCGAGACCTTCGAGCGCCTCGGCAGCCCCGAAGGCGAACTGGCGCTGGCGCAGGCGGTGATCTATCTCGCGGTCGCACCCAAGTCCAACGCCGGTTACAACGCCTACAACGCCGCCCGCGCACTCGTTGCCGGCGACAAGTCGCGCCCGGTGCCCGAGCACTTGCGCAACGCGCCGACCAGACTGATGAAGGAGCTCGGCTACGGCAAGCTGTACCGTTACGCGCACGATGAACCGGAAGCCTATGCCGCCGGCGAGACCTATCTGCCCGACGGGCTCGAGGGCACCCGCCTCTACCTGCCGACACCGCGCGGACTCGAAGGCAAGATTGCCGAAAAACTGCGCCATCTTGCCGAGCTCGACGCCGCATGGCGGGTCGAGCAGCACGGAAAGTCCTAG
- the lolA gene encoding outer membrane lipoprotein chaperone LolA has product MKIVRWLPSLILSCSALAHADGVSDLKRFLSSTAGVQGQFNQVVSGKPGSPTQISNGDFAIQRPGKFRWNYRKPYEQLIVGDGKRVWLYDPELRQATSKQLSAALESSPAALLAGDNALDKTYTLRNLANRDGLSWVEAVPKSKESTFDSIRLGLKNAQVVAMELQDHFGQTTKVTFSGLTQNPKQSADLFRFTPPKDVDVVEE; this is encoded by the coding sequence ATGAAGATCGTCCGATGGCTCCCCTCCCTGATCCTGAGCTGCTCGGCGCTGGCCCACGCCGACGGCGTGAGCGACCTCAAGCGCTTCCTGTCGTCGACGGCCGGCGTGCAGGGTCAGTTCAACCAGGTCGTGTCCGGCAAGCCCGGCAGCCCCACCCAGATCAGCAATGGCGATTTTGCGATCCAGCGCCCCGGCAAATTCCGCTGGAACTACCGCAAGCCGTATGAACAGTTGATCGTCGGCGACGGCAAGCGGGTCTGGCTCTACGACCCGGAACTGCGTCAGGCAACGTCCAAACAGCTCTCGGCGGCGCTCGAAAGCAGCCCTGCGGCGCTGCTCGCCGGCGACAATGCGCTCGACAAGACCTACACCCTGCGCAACCTCGCCAATCGCGACGGACTGTCGTGGGTTGAGGCCGTTCCCAAGAGCAAGGAATCGACCTTCGACAGCATCCGTCTCGGCCTGAAGAACGCCCAGGTCGTGGCGATGGAACTACAGGATCACTTCGGCCAGACGACCAAGGTGACGTTCAGCGGCCTGACGCAGAACCCGAAGCAGTCGGCCGACCTGTTCCGCTTCACCCCGCCGAAGGACGTCGATGTCGTCGAGGAATGA
- a CDS encoding OmpA family protein, with protein MLSLKQTMMSLAVVSALSMGSAFAATTAYSTNGTNVSPTNVEGVVKNSIGECWRTGTWSKEQATVEGCDGYVKPQAVAATPAPVAPAPAPVVKSKTFSLQADVLFDFNKASLKPAGKDALDKLYADVVNFDPKEGEAVVVGYTDRIGSDKYNNALSQRRAQSVVDYLVGKGAPADKIRAEGRGKADPVTGDTCNKIKARKQLIECLAPDRRVEIEVKGVKEVVVPATK; from the coding sequence ATGCTGTCGCTCAAGCAAACCATGATGTCCCTTGCTGTCGTTTCGGCTCTGAGCATGGGTTCGGCCTTCGCCGCCACCACCGCTTACAGCACCAACGGCACCAATGTGTCGCCGACCAACGTTGAAGGCGTGGTGAAGAACTCGATCGGCGAATGCTGGCGCACTGGCACTTGGAGCAAAGAGCAAGCGACCGTGGAAGGCTGCGACGGCTACGTGAAGCCGCAAGCAGTTGCTGCTACCCCGGCTCCGGTCGCCCCGGCTCCGGCCCCGGTCGTCAAGAGCAAGACCTTCAGCCTGCAAGCTGACGTGCTGTTCGACTTCAACAAGGCCAGCCTGAAGCCGGCCGGCAAGGACGCGCTCGACAAGCTGTACGCCGACGTCGTCAACTTCGATCCGAAGGAAGGCGAAGCCGTTGTCGTTGGCTACACCGACCGCATCGGTTCGGACAAGTACAACAACGCGCTGTCGCAACGTCGCGCCCAGTCGGTCGTCGACTACCTCGTCGGCAAGGGTGCCCCGGCCGACAAGATCCGCGCCGAAGGCCGCGGCAAGGCTGACCCGGTGACCGGCGATACTTGCAACAAGATCAAGGCTCGCAAGCAGCTGATCGAATGCCTGGCTCCGGATCGTCGCGTCGAGATCGAAGTCAAGGGCGTGAAGGAAGTCGTTGTTCCGGCAACCAAGTAA